One Nitrosomonas sp. PY1 DNA window includes the following coding sequences:
- a CDS encoding helix-turn-helix domain-containing protein produces the protein MKTLTLNEAAQFLKMHPEEVRRRAKAGIIPGAKVGKCWVFVEDDLVAYLRSLYATPRQALQVGHEEKQLCHSVNVVRRGGLVSPHQAASELDALLQLKIKPKHRNSTTS, from the coding sequence ATGAAAACTCTTACCTTAAATGAAGCTGCCCAATTTCTTAAAATGCACCCTGAAGAAGTGCGCCGCCGTGCAAAGGCGGGAATTATCCCTGGTGCAAAGGTAGGGAAGTGTTGGGTATTTGTTGAAGATGATCTTGTTGCCTACCTGCGCTCGTTATATGCTACACCTCGGCAAGCGTTGCAAGTGGGACATGAGGAGAAACAATTATGTCACTCTGTAAACGTGGTAAGACGTGGTGGATTAGTTTCACCACACCAAGCGGCGAGCGAGTTAGATGCTCTGCTGCAACTGAAGATAAAACCCAAGCACAGGAATTCCACGACAAGCTGA
- a CDS encoding replication initiation factor, protein MKKEINVSPGAIASNKIEAAEPTQKTTSFSEEERCEGEVENDLTDALHQPDSSSQGTPPSNTVPYNCNNEYFKLLRFGVDSLYLSYQGELFPEVKERLAKLKQLAQHPEADQQAQAQYAIAGHIFEVKDKGSSIFPYVLEDGAFRISLSKTGKKTPMAYVKVSSRYLSSVTPVEAEKHLRQILNELGTLESSAHVSRIDLCADFVSPENMESWGREAWITRGKKIDAHAVNEKFTGWSIGLGGKISCRLYNKLLEIHTSGRTDLVPLWKENGWQEDEPVWRVEFQLMRDVLAEHGLISLDTVLANLNGLWSYASTEWLRLTLPNPDDQTRSRWPIHPLWGYISSIDWETDSNTLSRLFKPERLPEDKRILTLGISSMACFMAKHGITDFDEGLDRYLLALHQHLFSCGEFIGLSAGDYLLEKVRLRGKEYNTILNFNEADQKRLEVEKAAKNYRKASEGE, encoded by the coding sequence ATGAAGAAAGAAATAAATGTTTCACCTGGAGCTATAGCATCTAATAAAATCGAAGCCGCCGAGCCAACGCAGAAGACGACGAGCTTCAGCGAGGAGGAGAGATGCGAAGGCGAGGTGGAAAATGATTTGACGGATGCATTGCATCAGCCTGATTCATCCTCACAGGGTACGCCTCCTAGTAACACAGTACCCTATAACTGCAATAATGAGTATTTCAAGCTTTTAAGGTTTGGGGTTGATAGCCTGTATTTATCCTATCAAGGTGAACTGTTTCCAGAAGTCAAAGAACGGTTAGCCAAGCTTAAACAACTGGCACAGCATCCAGAAGCAGATCAACAAGCGCAAGCACAATATGCCATTGCTGGTCATATCTTTGAAGTCAAGGATAAAGGCTCGTCAATATTCCCGTATGTCCTGGAAGATGGGGCATTCCGCATCAGTCTATCCAAAACCGGCAAGAAAACACCAATGGCGTATGTCAAGGTATCCTCCCGGTATCTATCCAGCGTTACGCCTGTTGAAGCTGAAAAACACTTGCGCCAAATTTTGAATGAACTGGGTACATTGGAAAGTTCTGCCCATGTCAGCCGTATCGATTTATGTGCTGACTTTGTTTCTCCTGAGAACATGGAGTCCTGGGGGCGTGAAGCATGGATAACGCGCGGCAAGAAGATAGATGCCCATGCAGTTAATGAAAAATTCACCGGCTGGTCGATTGGCCTGGGCGGCAAAATTTCCTGCCGGTTGTATAACAAGCTATTAGAAATTCATACCAGTGGCAGAACCGATCTTGTTCCACTATGGAAAGAAAATGGTTGGCAAGAGGATGAACCCGTCTGGCGTGTTGAATTTCAGTTGATGCGCGATGTATTGGCAGAACATGGTTTGATAAGCCTTGATACCGTGTTAGCCAATTTAAACGGCCTATGGAGTTATGCTTCAACGGAATGGCTTCGTCTTACGTTGCCAAATCCCGATGACCAAACCCGCTCACGCTGGCCGATTCATCCGCTGTGGGGATATATCTCTTCCATAGATTGGGAAACCGACTCCAACACGCTTTCCAGATTGTTCAAACCGGAACGTTTACCAGAAGATAAACGAATTCTGACGCTAGGCATCAGTTCAATGGCTTGTTTTATGGCCAAGCATGGCATAACTGATTTTGATGAAGGTCTGGATCGCTATTTGCTGGCACTGCATCAGCATCTTTTTTCCTGCGGTGAATTTATTGGATTGTCAGCGGGAGACTATCTACTTGAAAAGGTGCGCTTACGTGGCAAAGAATACAACACCATTCTAAACTTCAATGAAGCAGATCAAAAACGCTTAGAAGTCGAAAAAGCTGCAAAAAATTACCGCAAAGCTTCGGAGGGTGAATGA
- the aroQ gene encoding type II 3-dehydroquinate dehydratase: protein MNEKEYKLTNVLILHGPNLNLLGAREPGIYGNITLDDINRNLKKLAENNGVKIDFFQSNAESALIDRVQLTMTDSTDFIIINPAAYTHTSVALRDALAAVKVPFIEVHLSNIYSRESFRRYSYFSDLAIGVISGLGAKGYELALQYVLHQNH from the coding sequence ATGAATGAAAAAGAATATAAATTAACTAATGTTTTAATTCTTCACGGACCGAATCTGAATTTGCTGGGTGCACGTGAACCAGGAATATACGGTAACATCACGCTTGACGATATTAACAGAAATTTGAAGAAATTAGCCGAAAATAACGGCGTTAAAATTGACTTCTTTCAAAGCAATGCAGAGTCTGCGTTGATTGATAGAGTGCAACTTACCATGACTGATAGCACTGATTTTATTATCATTAATCCCGCTGCGTATACACATACGAGCGTTGCTTTGCGTGATGCTTTGGCTGCGGTGAAAGTGCCATTTATCGAAGTTCATCTATCGAATATATATTCTCGTGAGTCGTTCCGTCGGTATTCTTATTTTTCGGATTTGGCAATTGGCGTCATAAGTGGTTTAGGTGCCAAAGGGTATGAGCTGGCGCTACAATACGTTTTACACCAAAATCACTAA
- the accB gene encoding acetyl-CoA carboxylase biotin carboxyl carrier protein, with product MDLRKLKKLIELVEESSIAELEITEGEEKVRISKSGSAMAQNYAFMPPMMQQPIPPPSTPQTTGAATATGTNSAHDNSHQVPKGHLVKSPMVGTFYRSASPGANPFVEIGQTVKVGDTLCIIEAMKLLNEIEADKNGVIKAILTENGQPVEYGEPLFVIE from the coding sequence ATGGATTTAAGAAAGCTGAAGAAGCTCATTGAGTTAGTCGAGGAATCGAGCATTGCGGAACTGGAAATTACTGAAGGTGAAGAGAAAGTTCGTATCAGTAAATCAGGTTCTGCTATGGCGCAGAATTATGCATTTATGCCTCCTATGATGCAGCAACCGATACCGCCGCCGTCTACGCCACAAACAACGGGAGCGGCTACCGCAACAGGTACTAACAGCGCTCATGATAATAGCCATCAAGTGCCCAAGGGGCATTTGGTTAAATCGCCTATGGTGGGAACATTTTATCGATCGGCATCACCAGGAGCGAATCCTTTTGTTGAAATAGGACAAACCGTCAAGGTGGGCGACACGCTCTGCATTATTGAAGCAATGAAATTACTGAATGAAATAGAAGCCGACAAAAATGGAGTGATTAAAGCTATCCTGACAGAAAATGGCCAACCCGTTGAATATGGTGAACCGCTATTTGTGATTGAATAG
- the prmA gene encoding 50S ribosomal protein L11 methyltransferase, with protein MPWIALIFRTDADHAELLSDALMEQGAISVDIHDAAADSRDEQPLFGEPGNTSEEIWQNAEISALFDGKADADIARIVGNLVQLNCLSEPVSYRVEQVEEQDWVRLTQSQFTPIQISSRMWIVPTWHTPPDPTAINLLLDPGLAFGSGSHPTTQLCLCWLEQNLKTGETLIDYGCGSGILAIGALKLGACHVTGIDIDPQAITVSHDNAIRNQCNPSQFVFSISHSSREPVDIVIANILTNPLTVLAPLLISLVKRGGNIVLSGILCEQADQVIQAYQPWFDMKLARQQEDWVLLVGRKR; from the coding sequence ATGCCTTGGATCGCGCTGATATTCCGAACCGACGCGGATCACGCGGAGCTACTCAGTGATGCGCTTATGGAACAAGGTGCCATATCGGTGGATATTCATGACGCCGCAGCCGACTCCCGCGACGAACAACCGCTTTTTGGTGAACCAGGAAATACTAGCGAAGAGATTTGGCAAAATGCAGAAATATCAGCATTATTTGATGGGAAAGCCGATGCCGATATTGCCCGCATTGTAGGAAATCTCGTGCAATTGAATTGCTTGAGTGAGCCTGTCAGCTATCGGGTCGAGCAAGTCGAGGAACAAGACTGGGTGCGACTGACACAATCGCAATTTACACCTATTCAAATTTCATCCCGCATGTGGATTGTTCCTACTTGGCATACGCCACCTGATCCTACTGCTATCAATCTATTACTAGATCCGGGATTGGCATTTGGATCGGGTAGTCACCCAACCACGCAGCTTTGCCTATGTTGGCTGGAACAAAACTTAAAAACGGGAGAGACACTGATCGATTATGGTTGCGGTTCCGGTATTTTAGCGATTGGAGCGCTAAAACTAGGGGCCTGCCATGTGACGGGTATCGATATTGATCCTCAAGCGATTACGGTCAGTCATGATAATGCAATACGTAATCAATGCAATCCATCACAATTTGTTTTTTCCATCTCCCATTCATCTCGCGAGCCAGTGGATATCGTTATCGCTAATATTCTTACGAACCCTTTAACGGTTCTTGCTCCGCTACTTATATCCTTGGTCAAACGAGGGGGCAATATTGTATTATCTGGAATTTTGTGCGAGCAAGCAGACCAAGTAATCCAAGCGTACCAGCCATGGTTCGATATGAAACTTGCTCGCCAGCAAGAAGATTGGGTATTGTTAGTAGGTCGTAAAAGATGA
- the accC gene encoding acetyl-CoA carboxylase biotin carboxylase subunit: MFEKILIANRGEIALRIQRACRTMGIKTVAVHSTADAEAKYVKLADESVCIGPAPAAQSYLNIPAIISAAEVTDAQAIHPGYGFLSENADFAERVEKSGFVFIGPRPETIRLMGDKVSAKNAMKKAGVPCVPGSDGALPEDLDEIKKIVKQIGYPVIIKASGGGGGRGMRVVHTEAALSNAVVMTRNEAQAAFGNPVVYAEKFLENPRHIEFQLLIDEHGNAVHLGERDCSLQRRHQKILEEAPAPGITEKMRNKIGERCADACRRIKYRGVGTFEFLFENDEFYFIEMNTRLQVEHPVTEWITGIDLVQAQIRVAAHEVLTIHQKDINIKGHAIECRINAEDPYKLTPSAGRITQYHIPGGAGVRVDSHVYHNYLVPPHYDSMIGKIITYGDTREQAIARMRIALTETVIEGIKTNIPLHLDLLADSSFLHGGLAIHYLEQKLALHNKKD, encoded by the coding sequence ATGTTTGAAAAAATCCTGATCGCCAATCGCGGTGAAATTGCCTTGCGAATTCAACGTGCCTGCCGCACGATGGGCATTAAAACCGTTGCTGTGCATTCAACAGCCGATGCCGAGGCAAAATATGTGAAACTGGCCGATGAATCGGTGTGCATTGGACCCGCACCTGCTGCGCAAAGTTACTTAAACATTCCAGCTATTATCAGCGCGGCAGAAGTAACTGATGCTCAGGCTATTCATCCAGGCTACGGATTTTTATCTGAAAATGCCGATTTTGCAGAACGCGTAGAAAAGAGTGGCTTTGTATTTATTGGTCCACGCCCTGAAACGATTCGTTTGATGGGCGATAAAGTTAGCGCCAAAAATGCCATGAAAAAAGCTGGCGTTCCTTGCGTACCGGGCTCAGACGGTGCGTTACCTGAAGATCTTGATGAAATCAAGAAGATTGTTAAGCAAATCGGCTACCCCGTTATCATCAAAGCCTCGGGCGGTGGCGGTGGGCGCGGTATGCGGGTGGTACATACCGAAGCGGCGCTATCAAATGCCGTAGTCATGACACGTAATGAAGCTCAGGCCGCTTTTGGTAATCCGGTTGTATATGCTGAGAAATTTCTTGAAAATCCGCGTCATATTGAGTTTCAATTACTGATTGATGAGCATGGTAATGCAGTGCATTTGGGAGAAAGGGATTGTTCTTTACAACGCCGTCACCAAAAAATACTTGAAGAGGCGCCTGCACCAGGAATCACTGAAAAAATGCGTAACAAAATTGGCGAGCGCTGTGCAGACGCATGCCGTCGAATTAAGTACCGAGGTGTTGGAACTTTTGAATTCTTATTTGAGAATGATGAGTTTTATTTCATTGAAATGAATACTCGCCTACAAGTCGAGCATCCAGTTACAGAATGGATTACTGGTATTGATCTCGTTCAAGCGCAAATTAGGGTGGCCGCTCATGAAGTTTTAACCATTCACCAAAAAGATATTAACATCAAAGGCCATGCAATTGAATGCCGCATTAATGCAGAGGATCCTTACAAGCTTACACCCTCAGCAGGTCGTATTACACAATATCATATCCCCGGTGGAGCAGGTGTGCGGGTCGATTCGCATGTTTATCATAATTACTTGGTTCCTCCTCATTATGATTCAATGATTGGCAAAATCATTACCTACGGAGATACGAGAGAACAGGCTATTGCAAGAATGCGTATCGCTTTGACTGAAACAGTGATCGAAGGTATTAAAACCAATATTCCATTGCACCTGGATTTATTGGCGGATTCTTCTTTTCTGCATGGTGGTCTTGCAATTCATTACCTTGAGCAGAAGCTTGCCTTACACAATAAAAAAGATTAA
- a CDS encoding site-specific integrase yields MSFTTPSGERVRCSAATEDKTQAQEFHDKLKAESWRVVKLGDKPKRTWDEAAYKWLMETQDKKTHHDDVAKINWLQQFFRGKYLDELTRDVIAGIGELKRKETSPATANRLLALICSILRRAALDWEWIDKPPVIKLYREAKRRVRYLSATQASILIQELPQHLADMVTFSLATGLRRSNVTKLEWSQVDMQRNVAWIHGDQAKAGKPIHVTLNATAIAVLTRQIGKHPRSVFSYKGKPITQVNTKAWYKALKRADIEDFRWHDLRHTWASWLTQNGVPLNVIQEMGAWESAEMVRRYAHLAPEQFAQHARILDGVLNVTNLAQSK; encoded by the coding sequence ATTAGTTTCACCACACCAAGCGGCGAGCGAGTTAGATGCTCTGCTGCAACTGAAGATAAAACCCAAGCACAGGAATTCCACGACAAGCTGAAAGCGGAATCTTGGCGTGTCGTGAAACTGGGGGATAAGCCAAAACGCACTTGGGATGAAGCCGCTTATAAATGGCTGATGGAAACACAGGATAAAAAGACACATCATGATGACGTGGCTAAAATAAACTGGCTCCAACAATTTTTTAGAGGCAAGTATCTCGACGAATTGACGCGCGATGTGATTGCGGGGATTGGTGAATTAAAGCGAAAAGAAACGAGTCCGGCGACTGCCAACCGTTTATTGGCTCTGATTTGTTCAATCCTGCGCCGTGCGGCTCTTGACTGGGAATGGATCGATAAACCCCCGGTCATTAAGCTGTATCGTGAAGCAAAGCGCCGGGTGCGTTATTTGAGTGCAACACAGGCCAGCATTTTGATTCAGGAATTGCCGCAGCATTTGGCGGATATGGTGACGTTTTCACTGGCTACTGGTTTGAGACGGTCAAACGTCACAAAGCTGGAATGGTCGCAAGTGGATATGCAACGCAATGTGGCATGGATACATGGCGATCAGGCCAAAGCAGGAAAACCGATTCATGTAACCCTGAATGCGACGGCAATAGCGGTATTGACTAGACAGATTGGCAAGCATCCAAGATCAGTATTTAGTTACAAAGGCAAGCCAATCACGCAAGTGAATACAAAAGCTTGGTATAAGGCGTTAAAACGTGCCGATATTGAGGATTTCCGCTGGCATGATTTACGTCATACCTGGGCAAGCTGGCTGACTCAGAATGGCGTACCATTGAATGTCATTCAGGAGATGGGTGCATGGGAATCAGCTGAGATGGTGAGGCGTTATGCTCACTTGGCACCTGAGCAATTTGCTCAACATGCCCGGATCTTGGATGGTGTGCTAAATGTCACGAATTTGGCACAATCGAAGTAA
- a CDS encoding zinc-ribbon and DUF3426 domain-containing protein, protein MALVTFCPDCGVAFRVNATQLQMHNGDVRCGCCQQIFNGFSTLITVSESAIISSQDISLKSDVALETAVESSLPDLSEAAQTERSAQHLPHVQQDSLPQHQPQPLSRPQPHSSINLEMPLTQSDAPVTVGLTVQQTASQTNLILADLNDHGEMTESSTDSLLDDHEHSVSKWLQFFLGFANIMLLMLLFAQITYHYRTELTIIAPESRPILERSCMLLGCLVPYPQQIEQLGIETSDLQKSETKQPSTSTLYVVIRNHAPFPQALPLLQLSLLDAKDQLTANRVFAPREYLSNENQVLQFIEANDDLEIRLDFDNSQLDAFGYRLNLLYL, encoded by the coding sequence ATGGCTTTGGTAACCTTCTGTCCTGATTGTGGTGTAGCCTTTCGAGTTAACGCTACACAACTGCAAATGCATAATGGCGATGTGCGGTGCGGGTGCTGTCAACAGATATTTAATGGTTTCTCAACGCTGATCACAGTCAGTGAGTCGGCCATCATTTCTTCACAAGATATATCATTGAAATCGGATGTTGCGTTAGAAACCGCAGTAGAATCTAGTTTGCCAGATTTATCAGAAGCGGCACAAACGGAGCGATCTGCTCAGCATTTACCGCACGTACAACAAGATTCATTGCCACAGCATCAACCGCAGCCACTTTCACGACCGCAACCACATTCTTCGATAAATTTAGAAATGCCACTGACTCAGTCAGATGCTCCTGTTACGGTTGGCTTGACAGTGCAGCAAACTGCATCTCAAACCAATTTAATCCTAGCTGATTTAAATGATCACGGCGAAATGACTGAGTCATCAACGGACAGCTTACTGGATGATCATGAGCATTCCGTCTCAAAGTGGTTGCAATTTTTCCTAGGCTTCGCAAATATCATGCTACTGATGCTTTTGTTTGCGCAAATCACTTATCACTACCGTACAGAATTGACCATTATCGCTCCAGAAAGCAGACCAATATTGGAACGTTCTTGTATGTTGTTGGGATGCCTCGTACCTTATCCGCAACAAATTGAGCAGCTAGGTATTGAAACATCGGATCTTCAAAAAAGTGAGACGAAGCAGCCTTCGACTTCAACATTATATGTAGTAATCCGCAATCACGCACCCTTCCCGCAAGCATTGCCACTATTACAATTGTCTCTATTGGATGCCAAAGATCAATTAACAGCCAATCGTGTATTTGCACCTCGTGAATACTTGTCCAATGAAAACCAAGTCTTGCAATTTATTGAAGCTAACGATGATCTGGAAATTCGTTTAGATTTTGACAACAGTCAACTGGATGCATTTGGTTATCGGTTGAACTTACTCTATCTCTAA